The following are encoded together in the Actinoplanes sp. N902-109 genome:
- a CDS encoding LLM class F420-dependent oxidoreductase — MKLGLHIADFTWPDGSARLGPRLAEITSAADEAGFERISVMDHLWQIFGNPEAEMLEAYTALGFIAAHTKQAKLLTLVTGVTYRDPGLLAKAVTTLDVLSGGRAMLGIGAAWNEEESRGLGLFFPPTAERFERLEETLQICLRMFHGEEAAFEGRHYQLGRLLNHPLPLSKPHPPVLIGGGGEKKTLRFVAKYADSCNLFDSPEIEHKLDVLRRHCENEGRNYDDIEKTALLQLDPGEKGEKVDEILTAAQRLAGLGFTVGHGMIPGVWDLRKLEIIRDQVVPAVEKL; from the coding sequence GTGAAACTGGGTCTGCACATCGCCGATTTCACCTGGCCCGACGGGTCCGCACGGCTCGGGCCGCGGCTCGCCGAGATCACCTCGGCCGCCGACGAGGCCGGGTTCGAGCGGATCAGCGTCATGGACCACCTCTGGCAGATCTTCGGCAACCCCGAGGCCGAGATGCTGGAGGCGTACACCGCGCTCGGCTTCATCGCCGCCCACACCAAGCAGGCCAAGCTGCTCACCCTGGTGACCGGTGTGACGTACCGCGACCCGGGTCTGCTGGCCAAGGCCGTGACCACCCTCGACGTGCTGTCCGGCGGCCGGGCGATGCTCGGCATCGGCGCGGCGTGGAACGAGGAGGAGTCGCGCGGGCTCGGCCTGTTCTTCCCGCCCACCGCCGAGCGTTTCGAGCGGCTGGAGGAGACGCTGCAGATCTGCCTGCGGATGTTCCACGGCGAGGAGGCCGCGTTCGAGGGCCGGCACTACCAGCTCGGCCGGCTGCTCAACCACCCGCTGCCGCTGTCCAAGCCGCACCCGCCGGTGCTCATCGGGGGCGGCGGTGAGAAGAAGACGTTGCGCTTCGTGGCCAAGTACGCCGACTCGTGCAACCTGTTCGACAGCCCGGAGATCGAGCACAAGCTGGACGTGCTGCGCCGGCACTGCGAGAACGAGGGGCGCAACTACGACGACATCGAGAAGACCGCGCTGCTCCAGCTCGACCCGGGGGAGAAGGGCGAGAAGGTGGACGAGATCCTGACCGCCGCCCAGCGGCTGGCCGGGCTCGGCTTCACCGTCGGGCACGGGATGATCCCCGGCGTCTGGGACCTGCGCAAGCTCGAGATCATCCGGGACCAGGTCGTGCCGGCGGTCGAGAAGCTGTGA
- a CDS encoding glycosyltransferase family 2 protein: protein MPPSPRRPVSLHPSWSPTVTVVIPARNEEHNLPLVLENLPPVDEVIVVDGRSDDDTVAVAREVRPDVTVVRQTRTGKGNALACGFAAATGDIVVTLNADGSADPGEIPRFVDALLSGAEAAHGSRFRHGGDHRDAAPAERIGHLALSRVVNLLFRTRFTDLSCGYNAYWRELLPVLDLPAPVIPGLRRGRPAWGDGPEVETLITVRMATRGLRVVEVATVGYPRIHGHRPRRTLAGAARVLRTVITEYAQRWSRRPRRAVVQAATLPESQILRPGGADELTGRHAVPRPRRRADLRVVRGAWDEYRAG, encoded by the coding sequence ATGCCTCCCTCGCCGCGACGCCCGGTGTCGTTGCATCCCTCCTGGTCACCTACCGTCACCGTCGTCATCCCCGCCCGCAACGAGGAGCACAACCTGCCCCTGGTGCTGGAGAATCTGCCGCCGGTCGACGAGGTCATCGTCGTGGACGGGCGCTCGGACGACGACACCGTTGCGGTGGCCCGCGAGGTGCGCCCCGACGTGACCGTGGTCCGGCAGACCCGCACCGGCAAGGGCAACGCGCTGGCTTGCGGGTTCGCCGCCGCGACGGGCGACATCGTGGTGACGCTGAACGCCGACGGCTCGGCCGACCCGGGCGAGATCCCCCGGTTCGTCGACGCGCTGCTCTCCGGCGCCGAGGCCGCGCACGGCTCCCGGTTCCGCCACGGCGGTGATCACCGCGACGCCGCCCCGGCCGAACGGATCGGGCACCTCGCCCTCAGCCGCGTGGTCAACCTGCTGTTCCGCACCCGGTTCACCGACCTGAGCTGCGGCTACAACGCCTACTGGCGGGAGCTGCTGCCGGTGCTCGACCTGCCCGCGCCGGTCATCCCCGGGCTGCGCCGGGGCCGGCCCGCCTGGGGCGACGGGCCCGAGGTCGAGACCCTGATCACGGTCCGGATGGCCACCCGTGGCCTGCGGGTCGTCGAGGTCGCCACCGTCGGCTATCCGCGCATCCACGGCCACCGCCCCCGGCGCACCCTCGCCGGCGCGGCCCGCGTGCTGCGCACCGTGATCACCGAGTATGCCCAGCGGTGGAGCCGCCGGCCGCGCCGCGCCGTGGTGCAGGCCGCCACGCTGCCGGAGAGCCAGATCCTGCGGCCCGGCGGCGCGGACGAGCTCACCGGCCGGCACGCGGTGCCCCGTCCCCGGCGCCGCGCCGACCTGCGCGTCGTCCGCGGCGCCTGGGACGAATACCGAGCTGGTTAG
- the fgd gene encoding glucose-6-phosphate dehydrogenase (coenzyme-F420), giving the protein MIRFGYKASAEQFAPRELLRYGIDAEQQGFDSVFVSDHLQPWRHDGGHAPAALPWLGALATSTERVLIGTSVLTPTFRYHPAVVAQAFATLGCLAPGRVVLGVGSGESLNEVPLGLTWPDGKERFARLKESVQLIKQLWTEDRVTFEGTYYRTELATIYDKPEQPVPIYIGASGPAATRLAGRIADGFITTSGKGHELYTDTLLPAVKEGAEKASRSLDDLDLMIEVKVSFDPDLERARNDTHYWGALALSPEEKTGVEDPIEMQRRADALPVDRTVTRWIVSADPDEHAAKVAEYLDMGFKHLVFHAPGPDQDRFLRVYGEEILPRLREHKG; this is encoded by the coding sequence ATGATTCGGTTCGGCTACAAGGCTTCGGCGGAGCAGTTCGCCCCGCGCGAGCTGCTCCGGTACGGCATCGACGCGGAGCAGCAGGGATTCGACTCGGTGTTCGTCAGCGACCACCTGCAGCCATGGCGGCACGACGGCGGGCACGCGCCCGCCGCGCTGCCCTGGCTCGGGGCGCTGGCCACCAGCACCGAGCGCGTACTGATCGGCACCAGCGTGCTCACCCCCACGTTCCGCTACCACCCGGCGGTGGTGGCACAGGCGTTCGCCACGCTCGGCTGCCTGGCGCCCGGCCGGGTCGTGCTCGGCGTCGGCTCGGGGGAGTCGCTCAACGAGGTGCCGCTCGGGCTGACCTGGCCGGACGGCAAGGAGCGGTTCGCCCGGCTCAAGGAGTCGGTCCAGCTGATCAAGCAGCTCTGGACCGAGGACAGGGTGACGTTCGAGGGCACGTACTACCGCACCGAGCTGGCCACGATCTACGACAAGCCGGAGCAGCCGGTGCCCATCTACATCGGCGCCTCGGGCCCGGCCGCCACCCGGCTGGCCGGGCGCATCGCCGACGGGTTCATCACCACCAGCGGCAAGGGCCACGAGCTGTACACCGACACGCTGCTGCCGGCGGTCAAGGAGGGCGCCGAGAAGGCGTCCCGCTCGCTCGACGACCTCGACCTGATGATCGAGGTCAAGGTGTCGTTCGACCCCGACCTCGAGCGCGCCCGCAACGACACCCACTACTGGGGTGCGCTGGCGCTCTCGCCGGAGGAGAAGACCGGCGTCGAGGACCCGATCGAGATGCAGCGCCGGGCCGACGCGCTGCCGGTGGACCGCACGGTGACCCGGTGGATCGTGTCCGCGGACCCGGACGAGCACGCCGCCAAGGTCGCCGAGTATCTCGACATGGGTTTCAAGCACCTGGTCTTCCACGCGCCGGGCCCGGACCAGGACCGGTTCCTGCGCGTCTACGGCGAGGAGATCCTGCCCCGCCTGCGCGAGCACAAGGGCTAA
- a CDS encoding sigma-70 family RNA polymerase sigma factor, with amino-acid sequence MAYQPDTATVVAARAGDAAAIDRLVAGYLPLVYTIVGRALDGHADVDDVVQDTMLRVLRNLGDLRDPEAFRSWLVAITVRQVRERYRVRRAAPDALLPDDVRDPGADFTDLAITRLELAGQRRETAEATRWLDEDNRELLSLWWLEASGELTRDEIVEAIEVTRQHAAVRIQRMKGQLETARVVVRALDAVPGCPELAMLTADWDRRPSPLWRKRIARHTRDCRQCAPAWSGLVAAEKLLVGMALVPVPASLGAGFGGFGTGTAAGSHVAAHAAGGSGKTLATKIAVKGTVGIGRRVLTAVLATGAVAGGGAAAVVYTHDDKPVASAAVVTSPAPAPRLSLPAAAPSPSVTPTSKKPSAKPSPSRSKKSKAPAAPVSATSTSAKKGVGTWQFDGIKGALADVGAGWYYNWGPDNDSMPGPADVQFVPMVWGKANVTDATLSKVRSESKGKVLLGFNEPDMDAQAHMSVDEALAAWPELEATGLRLGAPAVAYGADTDGGWLDRFMTGARQKGLRVDFIPLHWYGSDFSAAAVGQFLGYVDAVHKKYGLPVWVTEFGLMNFSGSPKYPTAGQEVAFIKGSTKGLESRSYVERYAWFGLPAVGDSVDYGLYKDAGTPTEAGKAYKAAG; translated from the coding sequence ATGGCGTATCAACCGGACACCGCGACGGTCGTGGCGGCCCGCGCGGGCGACGCGGCGGCGATCGACCGGCTCGTCGCCGGCTACCTGCCGCTCGTCTACACGATCGTCGGCCGCGCGCTGGACGGGCACGCGGATGTCGACGACGTCGTGCAGGACACCATGCTGCGGGTGCTGCGCAACCTCGGCGACCTGCGCGACCCGGAGGCGTTCCGGTCCTGGCTCGTGGCGATCACCGTGCGCCAGGTGCGCGAGCGCTACCGGGTGCGCCGGGCCGCGCCGGACGCGCTGCTGCCCGACGACGTGCGCGACCCCGGCGCCGACTTCACCGACCTGGCCATCACCCGGCTCGAACTGGCCGGTCAGCGCCGGGAGACCGCCGAGGCGACCCGGTGGCTGGACGAGGACAACCGGGAGCTGCTCTCGCTGTGGTGGCTGGAGGCCTCCGGCGAGCTGACCCGCGACGAGATCGTCGAGGCCATCGAGGTCACCCGGCAGCACGCCGCCGTGCGCATCCAGCGGATGAAGGGCCAGCTGGAGACCGCCCGCGTGGTCGTCCGCGCGCTCGATGCCGTCCCGGGCTGCCCCGAGCTGGCCATGCTGACCGCCGACTGGGACCGGCGCCCGAGCCCGTTGTGGCGTAAGCGCATCGCCCGGCACACCCGGGACTGCCGGCAGTGCGCGCCGGCCTGGTCAGGATTGGTGGCGGCAGAGAAACTCCTGGTCGGCATGGCCCTCGTGCCGGTTCCGGCCTCGCTCGGGGCGGGCTTCGGCGGTTTCGGTACGGGCACCGCAGCCGGCTCGCACGTCGCCGCGCACGCCGCCGGTGGTTCGGGCAAGACGCTCGCCACCAAGATCGCGGTCAAGGGCACCGTGGGCATCGGCCGGCGGGTGCTCACCGCGGTGCTGGCGACCGGGGCGGTGGCCGGGGGCGGCGCCGCGGCGGTCGTGTACACCCATGACGACAAGCCGGTGGCCAGCGCCGCGGTGGTGACCAGCCCGGCTCCGGCGCCACGGTTGTCGCTGCCTGCCGCTGCGCCCTCGCCGTCGGTCACACCCACCTCGAAGAAGCCCTCCGCCAAGCCCTCGCCCAGCCGGAGCAAGAAGTCGAAGGCCCCGGCCGCCCCGGTGTCGGCCACCTCGACGTCGGCCAAGAAGGGTGTGGGCACCTGGCAGTTCGACGGGATCAAGGGCGCGCTGGCCGATGTCGGCGCCGGTTGGTACTACAACTGGGGTCCCGACAACGACAGCATGCCCGGCCCGGCCGATGTGCAGTTCGTACCGATGGTCTGGGGCAAGGCGAATGTCACCGACGCCACCCTCAGCAAGGTCAGGAGCGAGAGCAAGGGCAAGGTGCTGCTCGGCTTCAACGAGCCGGACATGGACGCGCAGGCGCACATGAGCGTCGACGAGGCGCTGGCGGCCTGGCCCGAGCTGGAGGCCACCGGGCTGCGGCTGGGTGCCCCGGCGGTGGCGTACGGCGCGGACACCGACGGTGGCTGGCTCGACCGGTTCATGACCGGCGCGCGGCAGAAGGGCCTGCGGGTCGACTTCATCCCGCTGCACTGGTATGGCTCGGACTTCAGCGCCGCTGCGGTCGGGCAGTTCCTCGGCTATGTCGACGCGGTGCACAAGAAGTACGGCCTGCCGGTCTGGGTCACCGAGTTCGGCCTGATGAACTTTAGCGGCAGTCCCAAGTACCCGACCGCCGGCCAGGAGGTGGCCTTCATCAAGGGCAGCACCAAGGGCCTGGAGTCCCGCTCCTACGTCGAGCGGTACGCCTGGTTCGGCCTGCCCGCCGTGGGGGACAGCGTCGACTACGGCCTGTACAAGGATGCCGGCACCCCGACCGAGGCCGGCAAGGCCTACAAGGCTGCCGGATGA
- a CDS encoding ATP-binding protein: MRISLHLNLPREVDSVPAVRRLLRCALAVFEVDREIGNDLEIALSEACANVVRHAAGADSIEIQLDVAEDRCAIDVSDNGAGFDADAVAEPTTAGEHGRGLFLIKALSENVRMQSSPRRGSLIHFEKAFAGAH; encoded by the coding sequence ATGCGCATTTCGCTTCATCTGAATCTGCCGCGCGAGGTCGACAGCGTCCCCGCGGTCCGCCGACTGCTGCGCTGCGCGCTGGCCGTCTTCGAGGTGGACCGGGAGATCGGCAACGACCTGGAGATCGCGTTGAGCGAGGCGTGCGCCAACGTGGTCCGGCACGCGGCCGGCGCGGACAGCATCGAGATCCAGCTGGACGTGGCCGAGGACCGCTGCGCCATCGACGTCAGCGACAACGGCGCGGGCTTCGACGCCGACGCCGTGGCGGAGCCGACGACCGCCGGTGAGCACGGCCGCGGGCTGTTCCTGATCAAGGCGCTCAGCGAGAACGTGCGGATGCAGTCGTCCCCGCGCCGCGGCAGCCTCATCCACTTCGAGAAGGCCTTCGCGGGGGCGCACTGA
- a CDS encoding PP2C family protein-serine/threonine phosphatase, whose protein sequence is MSDRPITVGELLRAAPPDRLPEVVAEHLRRHHAAERVEVLLGDLTLTGLWPLIDPGTRIAPAPAQRCFGSQQPVVDTGHTYLPLTVWGERLGVLYVAAATPGAGLATVADELAMALRAADMVTDRYRHVIRRRRLTMAAELQWDLLPGRSLGDHRFLVAGQLEPAYAVMGDHFDWSLAGDRLTVTVLNGHGDGLDAALLSTVAVNAMRNARRSGAGIVEQAELASDALYAHSGGAAHTATLLLEIDLRDGLVEAVDAGSPHAMIAREREILPVTLEQQLPLGMFGETRYETQRFRLEPGDRLLIVSDGVHAAVPGGRPPYGASALLGALRGTRLQPATEAVGTVMRGLREYHGGSEPDDDAVTVCLDWRR, encoded by the coding sequence TTGTCGGACCGGCCAATCACCGTGGGAGAGCTGCTGCGTGCGGCGCCACCCGACCGGCTGCCCGAGGTGGTGGCCGAGCACCTGCGCCGGCATCACGCCGCCGAACGGGTCGAGGTGCTGCTCGGCGATCTCACGCTCACCGGGTTGTGGCCGCTCATCGACCCGGGCACCCGGATCGCGCCCGCCCCGGCCCAGCGCTGCTTCGGCAGCCAGCAGCCGGTTGTCGACACCGGCCACACCTATCTCCCGCTGACCGTGTGGGGTGAGCGGCTCGGCGTGCTGTACGTGGCGGCTGCGACGCCCGGCGCCGGGCTCGCCACGGTGGCCGACGAGCTGGCCATGGCGTTGCGCGCGGCCGACATGGTGACCGACCGCTATCGGCACGTGATCCGGCGCCGGCGCCTCACGATGGCCGCCGAGCTGCAGTGGGACCTGCTGCCCGGCCGTTCGCTCGGCGACCACCGGTTCCTCGTGGCGGGCCAGCTCGAACCCGCGTACGCGGTGATGGGCGACCACTTCGACTGGTCGCTGGCCGGCGACCGGCTCACCGTCACCGTGCTCAACGGGCACGGCGACGGCCTCGACGCGGCGCTGCTCAGCACGGTCGCGGTGAACGCGATGCGCAACGCCCGGCGGTCCGGGGCGGGCATCGTCGAACAGGCCGAGCTGGCCTCCGACGCCCTGTACGCGCACTCCGGCGGGGCCGCCCACACCGCCACCCTGCTGCTGGAGATCGACCTCCGCGACGGCCTGGTGGAAGCGGTCGACGCCGGTTCGCCGCACGCCATGATCGCCCGCGAGCGCGAGATCCTGCCGGTGACGCTGGAGCAGCAACTGCCGCTCGGGATGTTCGGCGAGACCCGCTACGAGACCCAGCGGTTCCGGCTCGAACCCGGCGACCGGCTGCTGATCGTCAGCGACGGCGTGCACGCGGCGGTCCCCGGCGGGCGTCCGCCGTATGGTGCATCCGCCCTGCTGGGCGCGTTGCGCGGGACGCGGCTGCAACCGGCCACCGAGGCAGTGGGTACGGTGATGCGCGGCCTCCGCGAGTATCACGGAGGATCCGAGCCCGACGACGACGCGGTCACCGTCTGCCTCGACTGGCGGCGATGA
- a CDS encoding MarR family winged helix-turn-helix transcriptional regulator produces MERATDVAAAVEPAVESLLGVFESARLAQSPPVPPAQLRVLTIISRTEHVNMSRLAETLDVVPSSASRLCDRLEATGLLRRVPDPRDRREVRLLPTAAARRLLGELHERRQAALAEVLERMSPARRAELVRALAAFEAAAHTAASGDETLKTA; encoded by the coding sequence ATGGAGCGCGCCACCGATGTCGCCGCGGCTGTCGAGCCGGCGGTGGAGTCACTGCTGGGCGTCTTCGAGAGTGCCCGGCTCGCCCAGTCCCCCCCGGTGCCGCCCGCCCAGCTGCGGGTGCTCACGATCATCTCGCGCACCGAGCACGTCAACATGAGCCGGCTCGCCGAGACCCTCGACGTGGTGCCCTCGTCAGCGAGCCGGCTGTGCGACCGGCTGGAGGCCACCGGGCTGCTGCGCCGGGTGCCCGACCCGCGCGACCGCCGGGAGGTGCGGCTGCTGCCCACCGCGGCCGCCCGCCGGCTGCTCGGCGAACTGCACGAACGCCGCCAGGCCGCGCTGGCCGAGGTGCTCGAGCGGATGTCCCCGGCCCGGCGCGCCGAGCTGGTGCGCGCTCTGGCGGCCTTCGAGGCGGCCGCGCACACCGCCGCCTCCGGCGACGAGACCCTCAAGACGGCCTGA
- a CDS encoding LLM class flavin-dependent oxidoreductase, which yields MRIGIVILPDQRWSQASARWRRAEEYGFDHAWTYDHLGWRDLVDGPWFDAVPTLTAAAGVTTRLRLGTFVASPNFRHPVHFARETLALDDISQGRLLLGVGAGGVGFDTGVLGTPELSPRERVDRFTEFLELTGRLLTEDHVSYDGKYYRAVDARTVPGPVQQPRPPLLVAANGPRALRLAARHGDGWITTGAQALADETAWWRSVAEVSERFSAALADAGRTGVDRYLNLDSSPVYSLSSPQAFTDAAGRARELGFTDILTHWPRPSSWYAGDEKVLETVAALLPRLRES from the coding sequence GTGCGCATCGGCATCGTGATCCTCCCTGACCAGCGCTGGTCCCAGGCGTCCGCCCGTTGGCGCCGCGCCGAGGAGTACGGCTTCGACCACGCCTGGACCTACGACCACCTCGGCTGGCGCGACCTGGTCGACGGCCCGTGGTTCGACGCCGTACCGACCCTGACCGCGGCGGCCGGGGTGACCACCCGGTTGCGTCTGGGCACCTTCGTGGCCTCCCCGAACTTCCGGCATCCGGTGCACTTCGCCCGCGAGACCCTCGCCCTCGACGACATCTCGCAGGGCCGGTTGCTGCTCGGGGTGGGCGCCGGTGGCGTCGGCTTCGACACCGGCGTGCTGGGCACGCCCGAGCTCTCCCCCCGCGAGCGGGTGGACCGCTTCACCGAGTTCCTCGAGCTCACCGGGCGGTTGCTGACCGAGGACCACGTCTCGTACGACGGGAAGTACTACCGGGCCGTCGACGCCCGGACGGTGCCGGGGCCGGTGCAGCAGCCCCGGCCACCGCTGCTGGTGGCGGCGAACGGCCCGCGGGCGCTGCGGCTGGCCGCCCGGCACGGCGACGGCTGGATCACCACCGGCGCGCAGGCCCTCGCCGACGAGACGGCCTGGTGGCGTTCGGTGGCCGAGGTCAGCGAGCGGTTCAGCGCGGCCCTGGCCGACGCGGGCCGCACCGGCGTGGACCGCTACCTCAACCTCGACTCGTCCCCGGTCTATTCGCTGAGCAGCCCGCAGGCGTTCACCGACGCCGCCGGCCGGGCCCGCGAACTGGGCTTCACCGACATCCTGACGCACTGGCCGCGCCCGTCCAGCTGGTACGCCGGCGACGAGAAGGTGCTCGAAACGGTTGCCGCCCTGCTCCCGCGACTCCGCGAATCCTGA
- a CDS encoding Lsr2 family protein produces the protein MARQVITTLIDDLDGKPADRTVEFSLDGTAYTIDLSEANAGKLRKALDPFINAGTRIGRAGSARPVGRSAPVRTAGSRDENRLIREWAAQNGHQISERGRIPQSVSSAYRAAHGR, from the coding sequence ATGGCGCGGCAGGTAATCACCACCCTCATCGACGACCTCGATGGAAAGCCGGCCGATCGCACGGTCGAGTTCAGCCTCGACGGCACGGCTTACACCATCGACCTTTCCGAGGCCAATGCCGGCAAGCTGCGGAAGGCCCTGGATCCGTTCATCAACGCGGGCACCCGAATCGGCCGGGCGGGTTCGGCGCGGCCGGTCGGCCGTTCCGCCCCGGTGCGCACCGCGGGCAGTCGCGACGAGAACAGGCTGATCCGCGAGTGGGCGGCGCAGAACGGCCACCAGATCTCCGAGCGCGGGCGCATCCCGCAGAGCGTCAGCAGTGCCTATCGGGCGGCGCACGGTCGCTGA
- a CDS encoding D-alanyl-D-alanine carboxypeptidase family protein, which translates to MTPGYVPSPTRRRLAAGLSAAALAAGTLAGLPGPAAATPATGQVTGPVRAAARAEVPCPKPDVKPPAGRPARPTPPGDDPVLRAVGGDDLATDGLVAPAGVKPPPALTATSWLVADLDTGEVLGGCGPHVYGTPASVQKLLLVATVMDKLDPKKTITITDDDLNIEPGSSAVGLLKGGRYTIATLWLGLLLQSGNEAANALARLGGGSGGVRATVAAMNAKAHQLGAYQTHAVTPSGLDGPGQFTSAYDLALIARDCFAKADFRTYALTKNTQIPAQKQLKKGGFQIQNENRLIFNYPGAMGGKTGFTKLARHSYVGAAQRNGRRLVATLLGAEASPLRGYEQGAALLDWGFSLPKDASVGKLVAPDGQDATGTAADEPAPARSAAPATKAAPAAARPAAGTGPGMPLVAAAAVAIVLAATPLLLLLTQRRRRVRRRPRRRPQAFY; encoded by the coding sequence GTGACGCCCGGCTACGTCCCATCCCCGACCCGCCGCCGCCTCGCCGCCGGCCTGTCCGCCGCTGCCCTGGCCGCGGGCACCCTCGCCGGTCTGCCCGGCCCCGCCGCCGCCACCCCCGCCACCGGGCAGGTCACCGGGCCGGTGCGGGCGGCGGCCAGGGCGGAGGTGCCGTGTCCCAAGCCGGACGTGAAGCCACCCGCCGGGCGCCCGGCGCGGCCCACCCCGCCCGGGGACGACCCGGTGCTGCGGGCGGTCGGCGGTGACGATCTCGCCACCGACGGGCTGGTCGCACCGGCCGGGGTCAAGCCGCCGCCCGCGCTGACCGCCACCAGCTGGCTCGTCGCCGACCTGGACACCGGCGAGGTGCTCGGCGGGTGCGGGCCGCACGTCTACGGCACCCCGGCCAGCGTGCAGAAGCTGTTGCTGGTGGCGACCGTCATGGACAAGCTCGACCCCAAGAAGACGATCACCATCACCGACGACGATCTGAACATCGAGCCCGGCAGCTCGGCGGTCGGCCTGCTCAAGGGCGGCAGGTACACCATCGCCACGCTGTGGCTGGGCCTGCTGCTGCAGTCCGGCAACGAGGCGGCCAACGCGCTGGCCCGGCTCGGCGGGGGCAGCGGGGGCGTACGCGCCACGGTGGCTGCCATGAACGCCAAGGCCCATCAGCTCGGGGCGTACCAGACGCACGCGGTGACCCCCAGCGGCCTGGACGGGCCGGGGCAGTTCACGAGTGCCTACGACCTGGCGCTGATCGCCCGCGACTGTTTCGCCAAGGCCGACTTCCGCACGTACGCGCTCACGAAGAACACCCAGATCCCCGCGCAGAAGCAGCTGAAGAAGGGCGGGTTCCAGATCCAGAACGAGAACCGGCTGATCTTCAACTACCCGGGGGCCATGGGCGGCAAGACCGGCTTCACCAAGCTGGCCCGGCACAGCTACGTCGGCGCGGCGCAGCGCAACGGCCGCCGCCTGGTCGCCACCCTGCTCGGCGCGGAGGCCAGCCCGCTGCGCGGCTACGAACAGGGCGCGGCGTTGCTGGACTGGGGCTTCTCGCTGCCCAAGGACGCCTCGGTGGGCAAGCTGGTCGCCCCGGACGGCCAGGATGCCACCGGTACGGCCGCGGACGAGCCCGCCCCGGCCAGGTCCGCGGCACCGGCCACCAAGGCCGCCCCCGCTGCCGCCCGCCCGGCCGCCGGCACCGGCCCGGGCATGCCGCTGGTCGCCGCGGCCGCCGTCGCCATCGTGCTGGCCGCCACCCCGCTGCTGCTCCTGCTGACCCAGCGCCGCCGCCGGGTCCGCCGCCGCCCCCGCCGGCGCCCGCAAGCCTTCTACTGA
- a CDS encoding DUF456 domain-containing protein: MDLTDGGTTVSLIAGVAMVAGVLGVLIPVLPGLLLCWAAVLLWALLGDAGAGRWAVLAVATLIALAGTLIKYLWPGKRLKSTGVPTSSLLAGGVLGVIGFFVVPVVGLVLGFILGVFLAERLRLGPGRAWPSTKQALSAVGLSLLVEFTAALGVAVVWILGLTLA, from the coding sequence ATGGACCTCACCGACGGCGGCACGACCGTCAGCCTGATCGCGGGCGTCGCGATGGTGGCCGGCGTGCTGGGCGTGCTCATCCCCGTCCTGCCCGGCCTGCTGCTGTGCTGGGCGGCGGTGCTGCTGTGGGCCCTGCTCGGCGACGCCGGCGCCGGCCGCTGGGCGGTGCTGGCGGTGGCCACGCTGATCGCCCTGGCCGGCACGCTGATCAAGTATCTCTGGCCCGGCAAACGCCTCAAGAGCACCGGCGTTCCCACGTCGTCGCTGCTCGCCGGGGGCGTCCTCGGGGTGATCGGCTTCTTCGTGGTGCCGGTGGTGGGCCTGGTGCTCGGCTTCATCCTCGGCGTCTTCCTCGCCGAACGGCTCCGGCTGGGGCCGGGCCGGGCCTGGCCGTCGACGAAGCAGGCGCTGAGCGCGGTGGGCCTCTCCCTGCTCGTCGAGTTCACCGCGGCCCTGGGCGTGGCGGTCGTCTGGATCCTCGGCCTGACCCTGGCGTAA
- a CDS encoding PIG-L deacetylase family protein — MTPRSVLAVGAYPGDLESGCAGTLAAHRAAGDFVTMLVLACEGPDHPSTKKAEAAAKALDCLLLWGPEAAERRHATDRRRRDRGANDRRTTPGRPPATAAIENVLTGVDADVIYVHAPDDANAERRAAAQATVVAARHSSRVLHYAGESTLRFDPALYVDVSPYLTEKLEVSADPELATATARHFGAQARVRYAEAFAPDRFVWDLIRK; from the coding sequence ATGACCCCCCGCAGCGTTCTTGCGGTCGGCGCGTACCCGGGAGACCTCGAGTCCGGCTGTGCGGGCACGCTGGCCGCGCACCGGGCCGCCGGCGACTTCGTGACGATGCTCGTGCTCGCGTGCGAGGGGCCCGACCACCCGTCCACCAAGAAGGCCGAAGCGGCCGCGAAAGCCCTGGACTGCCTCCTGCTGTGGGGGCCGGAGGCGGCCGAGCGCCGGCATGCCACGGACCGGCGACGGCGGGACCGCGGTGCCAACGACCGGCGTACGACGCCGGGGCGCCCGCCCGCCACCGCGGCCATCGAGAACGTGCTGACCGGGGTCGACGCGGACGTCATCTACGTGCACGCGCCGGACGACGCGAACGCCGAGCGCCGGGCGGCGGCGCAGGCCACCGTCGTCGCCGCGCGGCACAGCAGCCGGGTGCTGCACTACGCCGGGGAGTCCACGCTGCGGTTCGACCCCGCGCTGTACGTGGACGTGTCCCCGTACCTGACGGAGAAGCTGGAGGTCTCGGCGGACCCGGAGCTGGCGACGGCGACCGCGCGGCACTTCGGGGCGCAGGCCCGGGTCCGCTATGCGGAGGCGTTCGCCCCCGACCGCTTCGTCTGGGATCTGATCCGCAAATGA